TCCGATTAGGAAAAGCAGAATAATTCCCCGGCAGGAACAAATTGTTTATGACATGATAGAAAACCATGATGAGATGGATTACACCTTTACTGAAAAACCTACATCTGAGAAAGAATATCATATTTTGTCGCCGTCTCCCTTATTCATGAACGGTTTGACAAGAAAAGAAAGACAGCTTAAGCAATTGCTATTCATGGCCATGGACCAATTATTCACTGCGAAAAACACAGCTGAAATCCGCTATTGGTATACAGAATGGGCCCCTGAGAAATATGAAAGCATTCAAGAAATGGATTTTCAGATAGCTTGGCTTGAGTTATATGAAGAAATGAAGGAAGGCTGGTCAGAGAAGCATCTTCAACTTTGTGAAAACCTTGTGAAGGGGCAGCCTTTTTTTGAAAAGCTTTGGCAAGTGGAGGCCGGCGATAGCCCATCGATATTATGAACAAAAAAGACGATCCGATGAGGATCGTCTTTTTTTATCTCTTTCTGCCAAGTCCCATGCCATTATACATTTTTCTGATCATTTTATTGGCTTCAATATTCGCCTTTTCTGCACCGCGGTCCAGAATCTCATCCAATTCAGGCGAATCGATCAATTCATTAAAGCGTTCCTGGATTGGTAGGATTTCTCCAAGAACCACCTCAGCCAAATCACTTTTAAAGTCACCATAACCTTTACCTTCATACATCTCTTCAATTTCTGAATAGGATTTTCCACTGAAGATGGAGTATATGGACATCAGGTTGGAAACACCCGCTTTGTTTTCCTTATCATAACGGACAATTCCTTCCGAATCGGTAACTGCGCTTTTGATGTTTTTTTCGATTTGCTTCGGATCATCCAATAAGGCAATCGTTGCCTTTTTATTAGGATCAGATTTGCTCATTTTCTTGGTTGGTTCCTGAAGGGACATGATACGGGCCCCTTCTGTAGGGAGGCTGATTTCCGGAATTTTAAAAATGTCATTATGCTTTTTATTGAACCGTTCAGCCAAATCGCGTGTCAATTCAAGATGCTGTCTTTGATCTTCCCCGACAGGAACCACATCTGTACTATAAAGGAGAATATCGGCAGCCATCAGCGGCGGGTATGTAAGCAGTGCTGCGGATACCCCTTCTTTGCCAGCGGATTTGTCCTTAAATTGCGTCATTCTCTCAAGTTCCCCTATATAGGATATACTTTGTAAAATCCAGCCTGCCTGAGCATGCGCAGGTACTTCTGATTGAATGAAGATGGTATTCTTTTCAGGATCCAAACCAATGGCCAAATATAAAGCGGCCAATGTTTTAATGTTTTTCCTTAACTTAATGCGATCTTGTGGAACTGTAATTGCATGCTGGTCAACAATACAAAAGAAACATTCATATTCATTTTGTAAGTTAACGAATTGTTTCATGGCTCCGATGTAATTTCCTAAAGTAACGGAACCGGATGGCTGAATGCCGGAGAAAATCCTTTTCAACTGCTAGTCACTCCTCTAAATACGTTTATTGATAAATGGATATTCGCTCTTCATTATTGTAAGGATAAATAGAAAATGAATCCACTTTCTTTGAAAGAAATGTGCGTGCCCCTGTGATGGGGAAAAACGCTCATTAAAATCTTGTGGAGGGCCGTTTTGTCCTGTATCGATGCCATTCTGAGAATACGAAATGTCCACTATACTGTATTTTAGCATTTATTCATATTAAATGTATAATCGAAACGGCAATCAAGCCAATAGAAAGGATTTTCCGTTTCTTTTTTTTGACATGGAAGAAATGAAGGGTTCAAGGAAAATCAAACCGTTTAACATATATC
The DNA window shown above is from Peribacillus sp. FSL P2-0133 and carries:
- a CDS encoding YjbA family protein; this encodes MLYLHDVWVNWFEGEENGYNICHFHEWRKDDGIELLDQVPLLKVSSTLFHYIENDLSELPKPLLNDVYQKAYARKNHERIQLDYCFIVTDGNGILAVDTIGYHIPIRKSRIIPRQEQIVYDMIENHDEMDYTFTEKPTSEKEYHILSPSPLFMNGLTRKERQLKQLLFMAMDQLFTAKNTAEIRYWYTEWAPEKYESIQEMDFQIAWLELYEEMKEGWSEKHLQLCENLVKGQPFFEKLWQVEAGDSPSIL
- the trpS gene encoding tryptophan--tRNA ligase, with product MKRIFSGIQPSGSVTLGNYIGAMKQFVNLQNEYECFFCIVDQHAITVPQDRIKLRKNIKTLAALYLAIGLDPEKNTIFIQSEVPAHAQAGWILQSISYIGELERMTQFKDKSAGKEGVSAALLTYPPLMAADILLYSTDVVPVGEDQRQHLELTRDLAERFNKKHNDIFKIPEISLPTEGARIMSLQEPTKKMSKSDPNKKATIALLDDPKQIEKNIKSAVTDSEGIVRYDKENKAGVSNLMSIYSIFSGKSYSEIEEMYEGKGYGDFKSDLAEVVLGEILPIQERFNELIDSPELDEILDRGAEKANIEANKMIRKMYNGMGLGRKR